DNA sequence from the Candidatus Eisenbacteria bacterium genome:
AGGCGGGGATGGCCCGCGCCCCGGGCTGCTTGCAGGCCTCCTCGATCCGAGCGTCCCTCCACTCCGATGTGGCGGCCGGAAGGGATGATGGCAGCGAGGCGAGAGCGGCCGCCAAGACCAGCGCGGCCGTCGCGCTGCGGGACCTGCGCCTCGTCTCCTTCTTGAACTCGGGGGGAGGAAGGGACCGGCTGGCCAGCAGCTTCTCGCGGGCGGGAGCCAGCTTGCGGCGGAAGTCCCTGCGCTCCGCCTCGTGGGGATCGATCGCTGTCGCCAGGCGCTCCGCTGCGGCCGGAAGGAGACAGCAGAGGCTCCAGAAATCGTCCTTGTGGACATACTCCTCGGCAATCCGGCGCGGGCCCATGTTGTGGTAGTTGCCGAGTGCGAGAGCGAGTCCGCCGGCCGCGTATCCGAAGGCCTGAAACGGCGTCGCCTCGCAGAATCCTCCGTCCATCAGGCACCGCTGGTACTCGAATCCGCGAAGGCTCTTTCGCAAGAGCTCAGCCGAGTCGCGCAGGATGTGGCAGATCGTGGGATGGAAGACGCTCCGGCGATCGCCGACGCGGACGATGACTCCCTTGCCGAGCTGGCCGCAGGGAAGCTGCTTGCTCGTCTCGATCACGATCACGGCCGTCTCTTGCGGAAGGGCTCGATCCTGCGCGAGGGCGGATGCCCCGAAGAGCCCGACCTCCTCCGCGCGCGTGAAGACGCCGTAGACCGTGATGGGCGGTCTCTGCGCAGAGAGATCGCGCATGAGGGAGAGGACCGCCGCGCAGCCGAGCAGATCGTCCGCCGACTTCGTCTTCAGCCAGGGCCCGTCGAGGCGGAAGGGAACGAGATCCCATCCGCCGACCGATCCCACCGGGACGGGCCGGGCGAGCCGGAGCCTCACGGAGGAGACCCTGCCGGTCGGAGCCAACTGGCAGGAGAGCACCCGCCCGCGGACGGGTCCCTCCGATGTCTCGACGCGCACGCGCGCGCCCGCGAAGTACTTTGGCTGAACTCCGCCATACCAATCGGCGACCGCGAGATCTCCGCGGCTCGCGGTCACGACAAGGCCCGGATGGTCCATGTGGGCAGTGAAGGCCACCGGACGGCCGCGGGGGCGGGGACCGCGATACCGGGCGATCAGGTTGCCCCAGCGATCCGACGCGTAGGGGATTCCAACCCGATCGAGCTCCGTCCGGATGCGCGCCATGACCTCGTGCTCCCGGTAGCTCACGGTGGGAGCCGAGGTCAGCGTCTCCGCCAACCGCAAGATGTCACGACGAGTCGGCACGGATGGCCTCCATGGGGCGACGCGCTCCGCGGCGGCTGCGTCCCCCTTGGCGCCCGCGGCGGTTCGCTCGGTTCTTCCGCAGCGAAGTATAGGACCTCGGGGGAGGGTCGTCCACTCGCGGGGGCCGTCTCGCGGGGGCCGTCCATCGCGCGAGCCCTTTTCCGATTGAGCGCCTCTCGGCGGCGATGCTACGCTCTGTCGTTGGGAGCGGTGGTAGGTCGGGCTTCGAACGGAACCTGAACCGAGGAGAGTCGATGCCGGCAAAGTCGCTGACCGAGAGCGAGTACAAGGCGCTCATATCCCTCCTCGCGGACGAGGATGCGAAGATCGTCAACAGCGTCTGGGCCCATCTGCTGGAGATCGGCCCGCCCGCCCTGGCGCACCTTCGCGAGGCCTCCGAGCATCCCGACCCGAGGACGCGAGTCCGCGCGCGGCACGTGATGGCGCGGATCATCCTCGATGACCTCGAGAAGCAGTTCCAGGCCCTCGCGGCTCGCGATGACTCCTCCTTCTCTCTGGAGGCGGGCGTTCTCGCGATCGCGCGGACGGAATACCCCGACCTCGATCGGGCGGTCTTCGGCGCCCAGCTGGACAGCCTGGCGAGCCCGCTGCGGGAGCGGTTGCGGAGTCTCGTGGAGCCGGCCGAGATCGTGGCCGCCGTCAACCAGTACTTGTTCGAGGAAATGAAGTTCACCGGCAACACGGCCGACTACTACAACCCGGACAACAGCTACATGAACCGCGTCCTTGAGAAGAGGACCGGCATACCGATCAGCCTCTCCGCTCTCTATGTGCTTGTCGCCGAGAGATGCCAGCTTCCCGTCAGCGGAGTCGGGTTGCCGGGGCACTTCTTGGTCAAGTACGAGAGCGCGGGGTACGAGATCTACATCGATCCTTACAACGCCGGCAAGCTCTTGAGCCGCCGGGACTGCGCCCACTACCTCACCGGGGCGGGCTACTACTTCAAGGAAGAGTATGTCGCCACGTCCACGAATCGCGACATCGTCATCCGGATGCTCCGCAACCTCGTGCTCATCTACTCGAAGCTCCAGGACAAGATGAGGGTGAGGCGGCTGACCCACTACGTGGAGATCCTGCAGGCCCGCGAGAAGACCCGCTAGAGCCGTTCCACGCGACCTGAGACGGTCGCGCGCGGCGTCCGTTCGTCGCTGGAAACCCCTAACCCCCGCCGCGCCTCCGAATCGTCTCGGTCAGGGCGACCTCGATTCCGCGGCTTCGCAGGTGCGCGATCATCGCCCCGGCGTCCACCTCATCTTCGGCGGCGAGAACCCCGTGCCGGATGAGCTTCCCGCGCGCGAGCTGGAGCGCGACGGCCGCCGTCGGATAGGCGGTCAGCTTCATCATCGCGGTGAGGGCGCCGTTCTCCCCGCCGGTTTCCAGCAGGTCATACTGGCGCGTGACTTCCTCGCCGCGGGCGCGGCCGCGCGAGCGGACGCGCAGGACGATCACGTCGGGCGTCTCGGGGCGCTCGAGCATCGGACCGAGCAGGGCCGCTGCGACATCCCGGGGCGGAAGGCTTGCGCGGCCCACGCGGATCGGCTGGGTCTCCAGCAGGCCGATCTCCTTCAGGAACCGGATCCGCGGCCAGTGTCCCGGGTAGCGGACCGTCTTGTAGTCGAGGTGGCGGACCCGTCCTTCGAGCGCCCACGGAAGGGTCGAGATCCCGCCGGAGGTGTGGACCGCCCGGCAGAGGCCCACCGGCTCGGGGAACTCGATCCACTCCGGCTCGGTGAGCGTGGCCACCCGCGCGATCCTGCCCTCTCGCAGGCAGACCGATTCTCCGCTGTACTCGTTGAGCAGTCCGTGGATCGAAAAGAAGAGAGCGTAGCCGAGAGGAGGCCCTGGATCGAGCGGCAGGCCGCCGCAGCGGATGCGCAGGTCATCGACCTCCTCGATTCCCTCGATCGCTGCCGCCGCGAGGATGTTCCCGAGGCCCGGGGCGAGGCCCAGGTCGGGGACGATGGTGACGCCCGCGCGCCGTGCCTCCTCATCGAGCGACCTCTGCTGGAAGACGACGTCGGTGTTGCCGCCCATGTCGGTCATTGAGCATCCGGCCTTGACGGCGGCGCGCGTGATCCCGGTGTTCAAGAAGTAGGGGACCGCGCTGACTACGACCTGCCACCCCTCGAGGGCCTTGACGAGATCCTCCTCTCGGGCCGCGTCGAGCGGGGCGGTCGTCACCCGCGGGTCCGCGAGCGCCTCCTTCGCCGCCTCAAGCCCGCGAGGGTCGTTGTCGAGCAGCAGGAGCCTCTCGAGATCCGCCTCGCGCAGCAAGTCGAGGGCGCAGGCGAACCCTTGGCGGCCGGCGCCCAGCACAGCGATCCGCATGCGTGACCTCCCCCGGCGCTCCTGGCCGGCGCGAGAGGCGAGGATAGCCCCCGATGGCATCGTCCGCCAGTCCTCTCGGGATCCGTCTTCCCGGCCTGCAGCCGACACCGGCGTCGCGTTGACCCCCGGCGCCCGGGCGCGTAGCCTGCAAACCGGTCACGAGGTCCAACGAAGATGGAGGCGCTGTGAAGACCATCATTGAGCCGTTCAAGATCAAGATGGTGGAGCCGATCCGCATGACGACGCCGTCGGAGCGGAGGGGATACCTGGCCCAGGCCGGCCACAACCTCTTCATGGTCCGCGCCGAGGACGTCTTGATCGACCTGCTGACCGACAGCGGGACGTCGAGCATGAGCAGCGATCAGTGGGCGGGGATGATGCGCGGCGACGAGTCGTACGCCGGCGGGCGCTCCTTCTTCGAGTTCGAGCGTGAGGTTCGCAGGATCACGGGAATGAAGCACGTGATCCCGACGCACCAGGGGCGCGCGGCGGAGAAGATCCTCTTCACGGTCCTGCACCGGCCGGGGGCGACCTATCTGGGAAACACCCACTTCGACACGACGCGGGCGAACATCGAGTTCGCCGGCGACACGGCGATCGACTTGCCGATCGCCGAGGGGACGATCCCCGCGGCCGTGCATCCGTTCAAGGGGAACATCGATCTCGAGAGGCTCGAGCGGGAGGCCAAGGCTCGGTGGCGGGACCTGCGCGCTGTCATCCTGACCGTGACCAACAACAGCGGAGGGGGCCAGCCGGTCAGCCTCGCGAACATCCGCGCGGCCGCGCGGATCGCCCATGACAGCGGCGCCATGTTCTTCCTCGACGCCTGCCGGTTCGCGGAGAACGCCTACTTCATCCAGCAGAGGGAAGAGGGGCAGGCCGGCAGGAGCATCCTCGCGATCGTGCAGGAGATGTTCGCCGAAGCCGACGGCTGCACCATGTCCGCGAAGAAGGATGGGCTAGCCAACATCGGCGGCTTCCTCGGGGTGCGGGACGACCAGATGGCCATGGAGGCCCGCAATCTCCTCATATTGACCGAGGGCTTCCCGACCTATGGGGGCCTGGCGGGGCGCGATCTCGAGGCGATCGCTCAGGGGTTGCGCGAGGTGCTGGACGAGGACTACCTGCGCTACCGCGTTCGCACGGTCGCGTATCTGTGCGAGAAACTGCAGGCCCGCGGAGTCCCGATGATCCTGCCGCCCGGAGGACACGCCGTCTATCTGGACGCCGGCGGATTCCTTCCCCAGATAGCTCCGGAGCAGTTCCCGGGACAGGTCCTGGCGAACGAGCTCTACCTCGAGGGCGGAGTCCGCGGGGTGGAGATCGGAAGCCTCATGTTCGGCAGGATGGACTCGGCGACGGGCCGGCACGTGGGACCGCCGATGGAGCTCGTGCGGCTGGCGATCCCAAGGAGGGTCTACACCCAGAGCCACATCGACTATGTCGCCGAGGTCGTGCTGGCCGTCCACGAACGCAGGAGTTCCCTGCGCGGGCTGCGGCTTGTCTATCAGGCCCCCTTCCTGCGGCACTTCACGGCTCGCTTCGAGCCGCTCTAGAGCCTTCGGATTGGGCGCCCCGGCGGGGCTCGCAAGGGGCGCACGGTTGTTCTAGGATTCGAGGAGGGTTCCGCTCGGTGAGCGCGGCCCGGTGGCGGCCGGGGGCGGGCTGGGCGAGGCCGATGGGTGCGGGCGCGTGTCGGGGGGGTGGGGTCGATGACTTCAGTGGGTGGAATGAGGGGTGGCGCGACCCAGGACCAGGCGGCGCGGGAGCTGATGTGGAACCTGGGAGCCGCGAGCCATGTCGCCATGTACGTCCTCATGGCGATTGCCTTCCTGATCTTCGCCTGGGGACTGCGGCGGCGCATCCGAGAGTGGAAGGCGGGCAAGCCGACCGACGAGTCGTTCGCCGCGTGGGGCAGGCGCGCCTTAGTTCTCGCGCGCGAGACCCTTCTCCAGAACAGGACGCGCGGGCGGTTCCTTCCGGGGCTCTTCCACTCCCTCGTCTTCTACAGTTTCGGCGCCCTCTTCGTGACGACGCTCGTTGTCATGGCCGACATGGACTTCGGGATTCCCATCTACCGGGGCACGGTCTACCTCTTCTTCACAATCCTCTCCGACCTGGCGGCGGCGCTTCTGCTGATAGGGCTGGCCATCGCCGCGGCAAGGCGGTACATCGCCCGCCCCCGCCACCTCCCGGAGCCCAAGCCCGCCGACGCGGTCATTCTGGGGATCCTCGCCTTCCTCGTTCTGACGGGGCTGCTGGCCGAGGGAGCAAGGATGCGCTTTCATCCGGACGGAGACCCTTGGCGCGCCTATGCCCCGATCGGCGCCCTCTTCTCATCCATGCTGGCGGGATTGAGTCCGCAGGCGGGGCGGACCCTCCACTTCCTGACATGGTGGACGCACGCCTTGGGCACATTCGCGATGATCGCCCTGATCCCCCACACGAAGTTCTTCCACATGCTGGCGATTCCCGCAAACCAGTACCTCTCGAAGCAGACGCCGACGGGGTCCCTGGCGCGAGTCGACATCGAGAGTCTCCTGGCCAAGGAGGATGCCGAGTTCGAGGTCGGCGTCGCGCGGTGCGAGCAGCTCACATGGAAGCAGCGGCTCGATCTCGACGCATGCATCGAGTGCGGGCGCTGCGACGAAGTCTGCCCGGCCTGGGCGACGGGGCAACCCCTGAGCCCCCGCCGGCTGATCGAGGACCTGAAGAGGATGGCGCGCGCGCCCGGGTCGCCCGATCGACGGGATCGCGCGCTGGAGTCGCCGGGCGCCGGAGCATCGGGCGCGATCGCGGGGAGCGGAGAGCCGGCGGCCTCAGCCCCTCAGAAGCCGATCATCGGCGTGGAGGGGACTGTCTTCTCCGATCCGCAGTTCATCTGGCACTGCCGCACCTGCCACGCATGCCAGACCGACTGCCCTGCTGCGATCCGCCACGTCGATCTCTTCGTCGAGCTGCGGCGGGCGGAGGTGATGATGGAAGGACGGATTCCTGCCGACGCGGGCCGCGCCCTTCGCGCCTTAGAGGCGCAGGGGAACCCGTTCGGGCCGCAGGCGGCGCGATTGGAGTTCGTCGAACGCCTGGGGATCCCCGTGGTCGAACCGGGCGGCGAGACCGAGATCCTCCTCTGGATCGGATGCGTCGCCACATACGATCCGGAGAAGCAGAAGAGCGTCGAGGA
Encoded proteins:
- a CDS encoding 4Fe-4S dicluster domain-containing protein, with protein sequence MTSVGGMRGGATQDQAARELMWNLGAASHVAMYVLMAIAFLIFAWGLRRRIREWKAGKPTDESFAAWGRRALVLARETLLQNRTRGRFLPGLFHSLVFYSFGALFVTTLVVMADMDFGIPIYRGTVYLFFTILSDLAAALLLIGLAIAAARRYIARPRHLPEPKPADAVILGILAFLVLTGLLAEGARMRFHPDGDPWRAYAPIGALFSSMLAGLSPQAGRTLHFLTWWTHALGTFAMIALIPHTKFFHMLAIPANQYLSKQTPTGSLARVDIESLLAKEDAEFEVGVARCEQLTWKQRLDLDACIECGRCDEVCPAWATGQPLSPRRLIEDLKRMARAPGSPDRRDRALESPGAGASGAIAGSGEPAASAPQKPIIGVEGTVFSDPQFIWHCRTCHACQTDCPAAIRHVDLFVELRRAEVMMEGRIPADAGRALRALEAQGNPFGPQAARLEFVERLGIPVVEPGGETEILLWIGCVATYDPEKQKSVEDLVAILRHAGVPFGHLGRDETCCGDPARVLGDENLFQSTAKRTIEALQSRRFKTLLVSCPHGYNAFAHEYPGFGATFPVKHHSQLLAEWLAEGRLRAGERVEERVAYHDPCYLGRYQGLWEPPRRALRSLPGLQLREMRHRMDSSHCCGAGGGHYWMDLDSGDHRPYTRRVDEAVASGAGTIAVGCAFCQQMLVDGLKARDLEERLRVVDLATLVRRSLGI
- a CDS encoding tryptophanase: MKTIIEPFKIKMVEPIRMTTPSERRGYLAQAGHNLFMVRAEDVLIDLLTDSGTSSMSSDQWAGMMRGDESYAGGRSFFEFEREVRRITGMKHVIPTHQGRAAEKILFTVLHRPGATYLGNTHFDTTRANIEFAGDTAIDLPIAEGTIPAAVHPFKGNIDLERLEREAKARWRDLRAVILTVTNNSGGGQPVSLANIRAAARIAHDSGAMFFLDACRFAENAYFIQQREEGQAGRSILAIVQEMFAEADGCTMSAKKDGLANIGGFLGVRDDQMAMEARNLLILTEGFPTYGGLAGRDLEAIAQGLREVLDEDYLRYRVRTVAYLCEKLQARGVPMILPPGGHAVYLDAGGFLPQIAPEQFPGQVLANELYLEGGVRGVEIGSLMFGRMDSATGRHVGPPMELVRLAIPRRVYTQSHIDYVAEVVLAVHERRSSLRGLRLVYQAPFLRHFTARFEPL